The following coding sequences are from one Aerosakkonema funiforme FACHB-1375 window:
- a CDS encoding glutathione S-transferase family protein: MDILYFYSPGACSLSGQVVLEWLGEPYQLCRVDPAVRAGETFRRVNPQGKVPALRTGSRFVAENSAVLLHLAERQPDKGLVPPIGSADRDSLHQWLSYLGSGFHVAFYPYFVAFRYVKDEASYPSVKEAAVEQIKKQFAFVNDNLEGHEYLLNGTRSVLDPYLYAMSRWGKRLFDVASEFPNVARHQEMMEQEPAVQFALSTEKAEAATSPSGAFQGHVNLDEAAN, encoded by the coding sequence TTGTGCTGGAGTGGCTGGGTGAGCCATATCAACTGTGCCGTGTAGACCCAGCAGTGCGTGCCGGAGAAACGTTTCGTCGAGTCAATCCCCAAGGTAAAGTGCCTGCTTTACGTACAGGCAGCAGATTTGTGGCAGAAAATAGCGCTGTTTTGCTGCATTTAGCAGAACGACAGCCAGATAAAGGGCTTGTGCCACCGATCGGCTCAGCCGATCGCGATTCGCTGCACCAATGGCTTTCTTACTTGGGAAGTGGCTTTCACGTTGCCTTTTACCCCTACTTTGTCGCCTTCCGCTACGTAAAAGACGAAGCATCCTATCCCTCAGTCAAAGAGGCAGCAGTAGAGCAAATTAAGAAGCAGTTCGCCTTCGTGAACGATAATTTGGAAGGCCACGAGTATCTACTCAACGGCACGCGCAGCGTACTCGATCCGTACCTTTATGCTATGTCCCGCTGGGGAAAACGCTTGTTCGATGTAGCGAGCGAGTTTCCCAATGTGGCACGCCATCAGGAAATGATGGAACAAGAGCCAGCAGTCCAATTTGCGCTCTCCACGGAAAAGGCTGAGGCGGCAACTTCGCCTAGCGGCGCTTTCCAAGGACACGTCAATCTTGACGAAGCGGCAAACTGA